The stretch of DNA GCCAGCGATGAGCACAGGACGTTTTTTATCGAAAATGGGTTGGAATTGCATTTTGAACAAAGATTTACAGGTCTTGGGTTGCGTATTTTTGAAGCTGACTCAACTTTCAATTTTTTTTGAAAACAACAATCACGCGCACTCGGTTGCTGGCGCAAAGGTATTTTTAAGCGCGTCCAAATAAGCATCCAATCGCCCCTCGCCCTGCGCCTGAATGAGCGCCGAGCCGACAATCGCCAAGTCCGCCGCCTCCACCACCACCCGCGCCTGTTCGGGGGTGGAAATGCCGAATCCGATACCGACTCGCGGGAATGGGGGATTGGCTGACTGGCAGGGGGCGACCGGATGGGATTTGATTCGCGCAACGACCTCCCTCAATCGCGGATGCAAACCGAACGCGCTGCCCGTGATTTTGAAATCCGACATCAGGTAAAAAAAATCAAAGCCCATTCGAAGCAGTTTTTCCAAACGAGCATCGGAGACGTTGGCAGCAAGTACCGGAACGAGTTTTACCCGGCGATTTCTCAAATTTTGAAAACCTGGAAAATCAATGTGGTCAACCGGCAAATCGGGCACGAGCAAATGCTGAACCCCCAATGCCTCCATTTCACCCATAAATCGCTGACAGCCAAAAGCGTAAATGCGATTGAGATACGACATCGCCACGATTTCCTGCGAAGGATGCCGCTTGCGCAACGCGGCGATTGCGACGACGCAATCGCGCACCGTCACGCCCTGCCGCACCGCCTCCCGGCAAGCCGCCGTGATGATAGGGCCATCCGCCGTCGGGTGCGAAAACGGAATTTGAAGTTCCAGCACCTGCACCCCGGCGCGGATGTAAGCTTCAGCCGTGCGCAAGCTTTCTTCCAGACTCGGATAACCCACGACGAGGTGCGCCATGATGGGCAACTGCCCTTTCCGAAAGGCCCCATTCATCAAAGAGAACCCTCCTGTTTTTTCCAATGTGTTCATGCCTGACAAGTGTATTTTTTGGCTCGTGTTCCCGATTCACTGACCAGTTCTGTTGCTTTTTTGTAAAAACTTAGCGTGTCAACCCCTCAGCTCCCTCAAAACGCCAGCA from Saprospiraceae bacterium encodes:
- the trpA gene encoding tryptophan synthase subunit alpha, which codes for MNTLEKTGGFSLMNGAFRKGQLPIMAHLVVGYPSLEESLRTAEAYIRAGVQVLELQIPFSHPTADGPIITAACREAVRQGVTVRDCVVAIAALRKRHPSQEIVAMSYLNRIYAFGCQRFMGEMEALGVQHLLVPDLPVDHIDFPGFQNLRNRRVKLVPVLAANVSDARLEKLLRMGFDFFYLMSDFKITGSAFGLHPRLREVVARIKSHPVAPCQSANPPFPRVGIGFGISTPEQARVVVEAADLAIVGSALIQAQGEGRLDAYLDALKNTFAPATECA